In Mycobacterium sp. 050128, one genomic interval encodes:
- a CDS encoding WXG100 family type VII secretion target → MSQIMYNYPAMLSHAADMSGYAGTMQGLGADIATEQAALQNAWQGDTGMTYQVWQAQWNQAMEALVRSYQAMASTHENNTLAMFARDTAEAAKWGG, encoded by the coding sequence ATGTCGCAGATCATGTACAACTACCCCGCGATGCTGAGCCACGCTGCCGACATGTCGGGCTACGCCGGCACGATGCAGGGCCTCGGCGCCGACATCGCCACCGAGCAGGCCGCGCTGCAGAACGCCTGGCAGGGTGACACCGGTATGACCTACCAGGTCTGGCAGGCCCAGTGGAACCAGGCCATGGAGGCGTTGGTGCGCTCTTACCAGGCGATGGCCAGCACGCACGAAAACAACACCCTGGCCATGTTCGCGCGCGACACGGCCGAAGCAGCCAAGTGGGGCGGCTAG
- the eccD gene encoding type VII secretion integral membrane protein EccD produces the protein MPIVRVAILAHSRLTEVALPTELPLREVLPAVQRLVVPTAQNGDGGDPDGARTGAISQLSLAPIGGAPFSLDASLDTVGVVDGDLLALQPVPSGPAAPGIVEDIADAAMIFSTSRLKPWGIAQIQRGALLAAILVAFLATGLGVTYRVATGALAGLVAVSVIAAVSAIAGLFVTLRSERTGMALSMAALVPVGAALALAVPGKFGAAQLVLAAAGVTAWSLIVLMVPTAERERIAGFFTATTVLGAAVLLAAGAELLWQLPILTIGAGLIVAALLVTIEAAQLSALWARFPLPVIPAPGDPTPAAPALRVLEDLPRRVRIGDAHQSGFIAGAVLLSVLGSVAIALRPESLSGWGWYVLAATAATSVLRARVWDSAACKAWLLAQPFLVAGVLLVYYASTGRFAAALVAAAVLVVLVLAWAVVALNPSIASPDTYSLPLRRLLGFVATGLDASLIPVIAYLVGLFAWVLNR, from the coding sequence ATGCCCATTGTTCGCGTGGCCATCCTCGCGCACAGCAGGCTGACAGAAGTTGCCCTGCCCACCGAGCTGCCGCTGCGCGAAGTCCTGCCCGCGGTGCAGCGATTGGTGGTCCCGACGGCACAGAACGGCGACGGCGGTGACCCCGACGGTGCGCGCACCGGCGCGATTTCCCAACTGAGCCTGGCACCGATCGGCGGAGCGCCGTTCAGTCTGGACGCCAGCCTGGATACCGTCGGCGTGGTCGACGGGGATCTGCTTGCGCTGCAGCCGGTTCCGTCCGGCCCGGCCGCGCCCGGCATTGTCGAGGACATCGCCGACGCCGCGATGATCTTCTCGACGTCGCGGCTCAAACCGTGGGGCATCGCGCAGATCCAGCGCGGGGCGCTGCTGGCGGCGATCCTGGTGGCCTTCCTGGCGACGGGCCTGGGCGTGACCTATCGGGTCGCCACCGGCGCACTGGCCGGGCTGGTCGCGGTCAGCGTGATCGCGGCAGTGAGCGCGATCGCCGGTCTGTTCGTCACGCTGCGTTCGGAACGCACCGGGATGGCGCTGTCGATGGCGGCGCTGGTGCCCGTCGGCGCCGCCCTCGCGTTGGCGGTACCCGGCAAGTTCGGCGCGGCACAGCTGGTGCTGGCCGCTGCCGGTGTGACCGCGTGGTCGCTGATCGTGCTGATGGTGCCGACCGCCGAGCGCGAACGCATCGCCGGTTTCTTCACCGCGACCACGGTGCTCGGGGCCGCTGTGTTGTTGGCCGCGGGTGCCGAATTGCTCTGGCAGCTACCGATATTGACGATCGGTGCCGGGCTGATCGTGGCGGCTCTGCTGGTCACCATCGAGGCGGCACAGCTGTCCGCACTGTGGGCTCGCTTCCCGCTGCCGGTCATCCCGGCACCGGGGGATCCGACTCCGGCGGCGCCCGCGCTTCGGGTGCTCGAGGACCTGCCGCGACGGGTGCGCATCGGGGATGCCCACCAGAGTGGCTTCATCGCCGGTGCGGTGCTGCTCAGCGTCCTGGGATCGGTGGCGATCGCGCTGCGGCCCGAGTCGTTGAGCGGATGGGGCTGGTACGTGCTGGCCGCCACCGCGGCGACCTCCGTCCTGCGCGCCCGCGTGTGGGATTCGGCCGCCTGCAAGGCGTGGCTGCTGGCTCAGCCGTTCCTGGTCGCCGGTGTCCTGCTGGTGTACTACGCCTCGACCGGACGCTTCGCGGCCGCACTGGTTGCGGCGGCGGTGCTCGTCGTGCTGGTGTTGGCGTGGGCAGTGGTGGCGCTGAACCCGAGCATCGCCTCGCCGGACACCTATTCGCTGCCGCTGCGCCGCCTGCTGGGCTTCGTCGCGACCGGCCTGGACGCTTCGCTGATTCCCGTCATCGCCTACCTGGTCGGCCTCTTCGCCTGGGTGCTCAATCGATGA
- a CDS encoding ESX secretion-associated protein EspG: MSVEPNAVELTVENAWFIAETIGAGSFPWVLAITTPYRDAAERGAFFKDQKDELTRMGLMESDGSETGRVNRVVADWIKLVCFPDQWLDLRYVSSGAADGAGELLRGVVARRAGTTGKTVVALRSAQLVTFTAMNIGDARALVPVLGVGLGQRPPAQFTEFSMPACVGARADERLRSGAELTEVLDYLGIPQSARAVVESVFTGPRTYVEIVAGRQRDGRHATTEVGMSIVDTTAGRILVSPSRAFDGEWVSTFSPGTPFAIAVAIEHLTACLPDGHWFPNQRLSRDLSTQYA; encoded by the coding sequence ATGAGTGTCGAGCCGAATGCCGTCGAGCTGACGGTGGAAAACGCATGGTTCATCGCCGAAACCATTGGAGCGGGCAGCTTCCCCTGGGTTTTGGCGATCACCACGCCCTATCGCGATGCGGCGGAGCGCGGCGCGTTCTTCAAAGATCAGAAGGACGAGTTGACCCGGATGGGTCTGATGGAGTCCGACGGGTCCGAAACGGGAAGAGTGAACCGGGTGGTCGCCGACTGGATCAAGTTGGTGTGTTTTCCCGACCAATGGCTTGATTTGCGCTACGTGAGCTCCGGCGCAGCCGACGGTGCCGGGGAGTTGCTGCGCGGTGTGGTCGCGCGGCGCGCCGGCACCACCGGTAAGACCGTCGTCGCGCTGCGCAGCGCGCAGCTGGTCACGTTTACCGCCATGAATATCGGTGACGCGCGGGCACTGGTTCCGGTCCTCGGTGTGGGGCTGGGCCAGCGTCCGCCGGCGCAGTTCACGGAGTTCAGTATGCCGGCGTGCGTCGGAGCCCGCGCCGACGAACGGCTGCGCTCCGGCGCGGAGCTGACCGAAGTCCTTGACTACCTCGGCATTCCGCAATCGGCCCGCGCGGTGGTGGAATCCGTCTTCACGGGCCCGCGTACCTACGTGGAGATCGTCGCCGGCCGCCAGCGCGACGGCCGGCATGCCACCACCGAAGTCGGAATGAGCATTGTCGACACCACCGCGGGCCGGATCCTGGTCAGTCCATCCCGCGCGTTCGACGGCGAATGGGTCTCGACGTTCAGTCCGGGAACCCCGTTTGCGATTGCCGTCGCGATCGAGCACTTGACCGCCTGCCTGCCCGACGGACACTGGTTCCCCAATCAGCGGCTGTCGCGAGATTTATCCACCCAATACGCCTAA
- a CDS encoding WXG100 family type VII secretion target: MSLLDAHIPQLVTSQSAFSAKAALMRSTINGAEQEAMAAQAFHQGESSAAFQAAHARFVEMAARVNTLLDIAQANLGDAAGTYVAADAAAASGYTSF, from the coding sequence ATGAGTCTTCTGGATGCTCACATTCCACAGTTGGTGACCTCGCAGTCGGCGTTCAGCGCCAAGGCGGCCCTGATGCGCAGCACGATCAACGGGGCCGAGCAGGAAGCGATGGCCGCCCAGGCATTCCACCAGGGTGAGTCGTCGGCTGCGTTCCAGGCCGCGCACGCCCGGTTCGTGGAAATGGCCGCACGGGTCAACACCCTGCTGGACATCGCCCAAGCCAACCTCGGTGACGCCGCGGGCACCTATGTGGCCGCCGACGCCGCCGCCGCGTCCGGCTACACCTCGTTCTGA